The Vanessa atalanta chromosome 7, ilVanAtal1.2, whole genome shotgun sequence genomic interval tgtatagaattatgtgaatgtttaatttgttgCTGCTGCTCTGATTGTTAATGAAATATGGTACTAGTGTATTATCTATGTATGGTACACAGAAAATTAaaacgtcaatatttaaaaaatatttatttgtttgtaaatattcgtTATATTCACACTATTCGAATTtagtctattaaaatttaaaaaaaaagaagtatcgAGCTACAGCGTTTTCGCACttgacattatattaaaaataaatgtcatttggatacattttttatagttgtattatttatctatagttttcgattactataaaataagaaatatatatttctatttataatcagaagttacatattatatttaacatgttttaaCCAATTTAGCgaaatacttttacaaaaaatatggagCATGATTGTGTGGCTTTTCATAGATTACgactattaaattttaatagacttAGTGACCATTATTGTCGAAATtgtgatcaaataaaaaaataccatgaCCACGAGGAAAAAGACAGTAGCCTTGAAATAAAAAGGAAACTTATGACAAAATGCTCATGTGGCAAAAATTCAAAATGTGTAAAAAGTACTTCAcaagtatttttacaaaaaaggcTTAGGTCACCTCTTACAATGACAAATTGTCCATCAAAAAAGTTATCCTTTGGTaagtagaataaaattattttctactaTTTTTGTCCTTTTCTTTacaagtaaatttgttttatattaaactagataTTACCTACGGCATCGTTCCCTTAATTTTTCGGAATAAAAAGTCTAAGCCACTCTCTGACGCACAAACTATCCAAAGAACTGACTGTAAACGTGAGAGAAAGAAAGACGAAGGAATACGCAAACATGCGCAATTTGGTACTTACGTATTAACGCCACCGCACCAAAAAAACATTCTGCTAATGCGAAATAAAATAGGTTcggttaggttttatttttttatttatatataatttgcattCGCAGAATTTGTTTTTTGCTGCAGTGGCGTTAATgcgtatagcctattccaatttaAGTAGGAAAAATGTAAGccaaccttagatttacatatttcatgcgatttgctaataactcagctatattgtgcactactaagagtttatgattaatatatctttatgtataatacGACACTAtaacacttaaccacttatttccactttaattttaattccaaaattccgataacagtttcgttcacgttcaaaacgccattttttcgcaaatccatcgTGAATATTATAGTTTGATCAAGCGATATCGCGATATCGCGTCAAtatgctgtcaaatgttgtttatttggcttttggtTGGAGTAGAGAATAAGTACccgcatttttaataataatatggattAGCAAACATTGGCGGATGAACATACATTTGGGTGTTTCTTTATGTGTGAGTCCCATGCTGTATAATTAATTCTTGTAGTTACAGTACAAGAATTACTTTACACGAGCTTGCGAGAGAATTAGTTTACACGAGTTAATTACCTTAGTATCTGTTTTAGGTGCATCGAAGAATCCaattaatactaatatcataCAAAAACCAGGAAGGTCACTTGACGTTGAGCAAAAATATTCGTTGTATGGTGTGttttctgataaaataaaatcgaaagtttatagtttattaaagtCTAAAACAggtttaaaacgaaaaaaatgtaaagtaaaaaaaaatgactgcaAAAGCAATGATATTCAAGTTTTATTTGACGCTAAAAAATTCAAATCTCAAAAGAGGCTTAGAAAGCGAAATGCTTTTGGTGATTACAAAAGATTCGATTTGTTATATAACTCAAAATCGTCATGCGATGTAAATGAATTACCGTGCAATAATTTAGcgcaaattaataataaaattactaggcATAGACACGATTGCGTGAAAATCGAAAcagatattcaaaaaaataatacaaaccaCTCTTTAGGAGCTTGTGTTTGTACCAAACCAGTAAATTCTAAATTGGTCGATTTTCCATGTGGTAAAATGTGTAAATGCGtagatttgaataatattttagacaGAAATTGTAATTACAGCGTGACTAAAGAAAATCAATGCTCACGAAAAAATCGAAAAGTGTCAGTTACACCTTCTTGTTTTTCTATTTGTAAAATTGGTGCTGGAGATTCAACCACAAATCGACAtagtttatattcaaaaattcaaGCAAAGTGTATGGAGAAACATACTGGCAATGGTGGTGGCGATACAGTACTATTAAAATGCACACAAAGAAAACCAACGTATTCTCTTCATTCCGTTTACTTCAGTAATAATCATCTCGTAGCTATAATAAAATCCGTTACAAAAATTTTGCTCTTGAGCTTCGCGATTATAGCATGGTCTCCTTGCATTATATcagtttatgtatattggttaatTACTTATCCATTACGACCACaacatatttttacacaatCCAAATATGATGAATGTGCTAAATGTAAATCATGTTTTCAATGCGGAAATGCATTTTGGTATTCCATTTTTCATTCAATTGTTCGAGCTTTGGAAAAACTTGGTCACTCTTATAATATACTAGTctcttcaataaaaaataaaaaacatgaaaacaaaaacagaaTAGGGTCGTTCTTACCACAAtctactgtaataaataaatgtctacGTCACAAGCACAGAAAATTGCACTTTAATGCAAATCCTAGGGAAAGGTATACCTTGTGCTATATGCAACGTAGAGGATGGATTATAAAACCGAGAATACACCGCAAGCGAAAACACTACTTACACAAATATTATCCGATAGACAATATTGACAAATCATGCGTAGCAgcgaaaaataaacaatatcctGAAGTTTTTGGAATAAACACTCCCGGAACTTTACCTGGCTTAAAATGTCTACCATGTATACAATTATCTAAAAAAGgtcacaaagaaataaataaatctaaaaaaaaattcagaacTACATCAAAAATAGTTTCTACTAAAAGTTGTCCTGTTTTTCCTGTTTCATCTACATCGAGGACCGAAAAGCCTACAtccaaatttactttaataaaaaacttaactgAGTGCAATACATCAGCCATATTTAAAAGAGGAGCAAAATCTTGTACGTCAAAGTTCATAGGTAATTCATTACTTGAATCTATTAAAAACACTGAAAACAATACATGGAAAAGAAATATTGGTAAAACTAGATATTCGAGAAACGTCCTTTACAACACTCAAATATATTCGccatttactaattatttatctagACAAAAACATGaagaacctttttttaataaatatgacggATGCAGtttctttaaaagaaaaacgGGACGGACTCCATGTTCGTGTAAAcatagaataattttatcacAGAGTAAGCGGTGTCCTTACTGCCCTAAAACTAGCTTCGTAATACCTCCGAAACAAAAGAAACGAAATAAATCTGTATCACTAACAAGAGATAGTTTTAGGAAATTGAAACATATCAATCAATCcaaaagtgtaactacaaaacaaaaagtatttagaaATTTCAAGACTGCTTGGAAAAATATCAAAAGTGTTGCGTGTGAAACGGATATTGAAGCGTGGCAGAATGATTATATTTGCAAAGATATATATGTTAGCAATTTAAGAACAAAGCCATGGTTTTGGGTTTATAAGTTCTGTCCTTTTTTTTATCCCtactttttagtatttattagatTTAACGAAAACTGCGCTCATTGCTTTTTATTGATGGTTTCGTCATGTATTTGGTTCCCAATAATGTGTTGTTGTTACCTTTGCTGTTCATTAATTTccgaatgtatataatattttaaattgtaaattaatttttgtattagtatttattttattaataatttgattaatatggTTTACTATGTTattgtatgaatttaaataaatttaaattttcgctTTTCTAATACCGCTGTCTAATATCTAACTacccttattattatattttttatttacattgtattcATTATATTCTAGATGTCTCATTTCACACTTATGAATCTGGCTAACTAGCTAATGTATTCGATACccttacataattataattaataacaattaaggGATTAATACGTTGATATACGAAATTTGAGACTTATTGTGAAAATAATACACacgacttttttatttgtgtaagtGAAAAAGAGATTCGTATTATTAGATAGAAATCTCTTTATTTTGAATGGtactattgtaattattttattatgttattataggaAATAAGTTGGAATTTTTGCTTAAAGCAGTATAGTGCAATTCCGTTGCCTCTTATATGAAAAAGTGGTTGTAACGTTCTGCTGTCAAAACATtgtcatataaaatgtataatgtcaattgtcaaacaaaatatcaaaaagatGTCAGACTTCtgttgtttgtattttaatttatttttattatcagtgTGTTAATTTACAACTCCATCAACCgaggtttttttatttccaagcttagttatttaaaatataaccgaAAGGGTAGGAAAGTTTTACTTAGTTGCCTAAGCTACACAATTAGAATGCAGTCAACTGAAAAACGCAGTAAATCATTGGACCTTGCTTCCATGGAACCGGCAACTAGAGTGAAGCAGCTGGCTAATTACGGGGCTATGGTCGAAGTTGATCCAAATGTTCCGCCAAGGAGGTGAGTTGATAATAATgagtaatatttgaatattactaTGACTCATTTGCCCTTTTCTGTAATACTAAATTAGATTACATTAATCCAcagttatttattaacacaacAGGTAAATTCCATAACGCTAtttctatttcaatatttacatgTTAGAAACATAATcctattataaaatcaatgaaatatatttcaggTATTATAGATCGGGCTTAGAGATGGTGAGAATGGCTAATGTGTATTTAGCAGAAGGTAGCCTTGAAAATGCGTACATATTGTATATGAaatttatgacattatttttgGAGAAAATAAGGAAACATCCAGAATATAATACTGTACCTATAGAAGTGAAATCTGTGAACCAATCTATGTTGAAAGAGGTGATGCCAAAGGCTGAAAAACTGAAACAGAAGCTGTTAGAACAATTCAAAAAAGAACATGTGTATTATATAGAGAATGAGGTATTGGATTTGGGTATTtgtcatgaattatttttacctATAGTATTCTATAATGTTTGTCATGTTTTTAGGAAAAACGAAGAATAGCAGAAGAAGCCAGAAAAAAGCAGGAACAGGATGATGCAAAGTTGGCACAGCGCCTTCAGGCTGATGAGAATAGACAAGATGGGCATCCAACTTCACCTCACTTACTTAATGcagtaagtttaaataaacttgatatttttaaaaatgaaattgaccTGTTTCTTGTAAACTGCATTATGAAATttctttaacattaaaaatacagattttgtttatttttttctaatataataatataaacatgaaacgaagagttgaaatatttaatttgatttggttaatcatttttttttattttatttaataaaaaaggtattattactttaatagatCTAACAGTACTTTAatcttcatatttaaaatttagggATTGtggtaatattacatttattcataACAAATTATCTCATAGATTGTGTAGAGAAGAAGACTTTTCTTGTTCTACTTAGAATTTGCAATTTGATTAACATAAAGAATGTATCTTTCAGGAAGAATGGGCAGTTACTCCATCTGCACCTCCAGTGGATGGAGTTCTATATCCTGATGATTTTGCATCAGAGCCTCCTCGAGCAACACTCATACCACCCCCCAGGCCACAGCAGtatgtaacattaataattacttaaaagatgattttataagataagtcttattcatttatattctaAAGGTCATGAGAATGTCATATAGAATATTGCTAGgaatttattgaatacattcTACTTAGAATTGAACTTATGTGACCTAATATAAAAGTCTCATAGTGTAGTGCTTGAATATGTTGAAAGATCacaatattttccaatatttcatcttcttaaatattacaatatctttatcttatttatatatatatatataattttatcataatgtatttttattagttcaAAAAAAagccaacaaaaaaaaattgtaacaaaaaacacattttctaaactttaaagtatttttagagtatttttttgaagcatttcttttttctttattcaaacaaaAGTTTTCTTTAAACTCAGTCTGTAAATGTGATATTTGACGTAGTATATTTACGAATGTAATTTAGACGTACGAACCtaaacaattttgaaaaaaaaaattgatgccAAAGTCAAGGCAGTCAAAAGAATACAAATCAACCACTTTTGGCTGAACCATAAACCACGGTATTGAGGATACGAGGCTTCGTACCCCGGTCTCGTTTGGTGATGCTTTCGCACCAGTGCAGTGAGCGTGCCGCAGGTCGGGCGCGGCGCTGCTGGGCTCGCGGCGCCTGCGCGCCGTGCGCGTGCCGGCCGCGCTGCTGGCGCGCTTCCTGGCGCTGGCGGCCGACAACACGGCGCGCAACGTGGAGCTCTGCGGCATCCTCGCCGGGATACTGGTCACTCTTTGCGATTACTCTGTACCACTACAATTTCCACTAGCAGTTTCACTAGCTGTACCACTTGCAGTCTCACTAGCTGTACCACTAGTAGTCTCACTAACTGTCACACTAGCAGAGCCACTAGCGGTGCTACTGGCAGCGGCACTAACAGTTACACCAGCAGTGCCAATAGCAGTGGCGCTAGCATTTGCACTAGCAGTACCACTAGCAGGTTTGACCAATGTTCGACTATGTTGGTGGTTAAACTAGTACAGGATTCCTCACAATGTTGATTgaatttatctttgttttttcCTTGGCCACAAGATAACGTATATTCCAAAATACCGATCGCCATATTATTCTTAGTGGTGTTTTAGTACACAAACAAACTATAAAGTTACTGTCAACATTGATAAATTAGCACGGTGATGTGAATTGTCATTGTAAATGTATGTCGACATTTATACAATAACGTAAACAAATATGCCTTATTGTTtatcaaagaataaaataacatacagaGTAAAATTTTCAGAAGTATGAAAAAAGAGATCTTATAACTTAGAGagcgatgttttaaatatttttttaaaggtttttcattcacttaaaaaatatgcaaatgtcataaaaataagaCCGATGACGTCATAaagataatcaaaattaaaataatgaacacttaaaatattctgATCATCAATACCACAACCATGTATTACAATTTTCACTTGTCCGCACTATCCAGGAACGTGACCAGCTAAAGATAACTCACGTGGTCGTCCCGAAGCAGACGGGCACAGCGGACTCGTGCAGCACCAACAACGAGGAAGAGATCTTCCATTACCAGGACCAGCACAACCTCATCACACTCGGTTGGATCCATGTAAGATATTCGTTATGTTCAAtacaaattatacttatttattacacgaaattggttttagaattaaaactaactaagttaaaaaataaaacttaacttaaACTTAATTTCACCAAAACAACTAGACTGGATTCAAATGTGATCACAACTGCCCACAGATATCGGAACTgtaggaattattaataaacgttaTATGTTAGATGTGCTGGATGGCGGGTTAGACACGACATTGGCgactttttattacaaattatttttataattgtttcagACGCACCCCACGCAGACTGCATTCCTGTCGTCAGTAGACCTTCACACGCAGTGCTCGTATCAGCTGATGATGCCTGAAGCCATAGCCATTGTCTGCGCGCCCAAATATAATGAGtgagtattcatttatataataccttttttaaatgttgatattttttcttcCAATTAAGTGAAAAGAAACATATGtgacttatttttatatcagtaagattaattaaagttacaaaaatagGCTGCGTAATTAGTTAGAATATAAtacaagtaaaacaaaatataaagttatcaaTATTTGTAGTTATAGGCTAGGTACTTGTATGTTCACCATCATTAAgcttttgttttacttaaaatttcgATTGAGTTATTGGGTTTTATTGTAGAAAATTCAATAGGAACTCGAAGTCCAAGGTTAAAGTTGGCTTTGGTTGTACTTCGAACGCTTAGAAAGCACGCAAAGCCATTAGTTTTACGCTTGAATCATTTCCATTTTCATCGGATTGCGGTTCTGAAAGAGTAAGacaatgacaataaaaatagaGAGTACACCAGtctttgcgcacacacttggtCTTATAATCTTTTTAAGAATGGCTGCCGCGGCCAAAATCCGTCAGGATCATCATCGATCATCAGGATCAATACGGCCCaatgatctttattaaatacacaatgtattCAAGGTACTTAATTTGGACAAGGGTTAATACTCTATTGCTTAAagtcgcttcgtaaataagccattatttctcgtaaaaagaaaaaggataaaaaatggttattgtgggttatccctcaAAGAGAGCCATACACAATATTGTTGTCATTTTATAAGGTGTACAACactgtagtaaattattttgatctatctcgtagggttcggccagcgtttgcaatgtaagtgcaaaaatgtgtttatttacgacatcacttcagaaacctctaagattatcagtgtttctctactatattgtgcatatatcatacatataaacattcttCTTGactcaatctatctattaaaaccaTCAAAATCCGTCGTGTAATTTTAAacatctaagcatacacagcgGCAGACagcggaaagcgactttgttctaTACTATTTAATGATGTATTTTCACAGAACTGGCTACTTTGCGCTCACGCCGGAGTACGGCATGCAGTACATCGCCAACTGCCGACAGACCGGCTTCCACCCGCATCCCAACGACCCGCCACTCTTCTATGTACGTACGCATTTACTAACTAcgaaatgtaaacatttattttacattgctttttaaaacttaataaaaagtacataattacaatgtttcatcaaaaactataaattcaaaacagacttagcccagccgtgggaaatttacaatcTATAACCGCAAGGACATACAAactgacatattatataatgtacctGCATTTTGTTGCCAGGGAACATCTGAATTCTTAGATtgcgaataattaaaatataatataattaatcgaaAGCccttttgacgtattaacaaaaagatAATTTCATTGGCTTTTGATGGTCAGCTATAATGTGCCGCGCGCTCCGTCTGCCTTTTGCTTCGTAATCTGAGGTTGCATGCTTAAACATTACTCATAAAACTCTTTGTTTCTAGACGGTCTCCCACATACGCATAGACAACACGGCGCCCGTGGAAATGGTGGACCTGAGAAGATGAACTCTCCCGCCACACGCTTCCATAGCTTATGTCGACTGCAGTATTTTTATACGGGGATTATCAAGTATATTAGGATAGGATCTTTGCACACAACGCTAATGTAAGTTACTAAGCCGTGTCTACACTTAGTGTTTGGTTAATTTCATCAAATGAAttctaaattaaactaatatttatttttaatactagcaAGGCTTTTGGAGATTATCtatgaataaaaagttaaactaATATGAACGATTTGATAGTTTTATATGTCCAGAGTGAGTTCAGTGGATAACTCATGATCTCAATTATAAAATGAGGATACAAATACAAATGTAGCTTAGGCTCGTTGCTTTGATCAGCTTATTTGCATTTCTATTTCATATGTTTtgtctaaataaaaacatttcatcaatatattataacagaaCATAGCAGATTcccttttattttaaagcgtaattcttataaatgaattaattcttaaatataacgGTAGAGCAGGTAGAGGTCCTTAGCGGCCAGCTATGGAAATATCATTGTATAGTGAACggacgttttgtttttttttttatattaaaacgtccagaaataattattttatgattgttgtattttaagttattaaaaataatattagtaattataaaatgaatataaaaatgttactcaaaattgaatctttatttaatttatttgctaaTCATGCgcgtgttattattattaacaaccaAACTTTTATGAGAG includes:
- the LOC125065446 gene encoding uncharacterized protein LOC125065446 — its product is MLLHRKLHFNANPRERYTLCYMQRRGWIIKPRIHRKRKHYLHKYYPIDNIDKSCVAAKNKQYPESKRCPYCPKTSFVIPPKQKKRNKSVSLTRDSFRKLKHINQSKSVTTKQKVFRNFKTAWKNIKSVACETDIEAWQNDYICKDIYVSNLRTKPWFWVYKFCPFFYPYFLVFIRFNENCAHCFLLMVSSYVSFHTYESG
- the LOC125065208 gene encoding STAM-binding protein-like A, with the translated sequence MQSTEKRSKSLDLASMEPATRVKQLANYGAMVEVDPNVPPRRYYRSGLEMVRMANVYLAEGSLENAYILYMKFMTLFLEKIRKHPEYNTVPIEVKSVNQSMLKEVMPKAEKLKQKLLEQFKKEHVYYIENEEKRRIAEEARKKQEQDDAKLAQRLQADENRQDGHPTSPHLLNAEEWAVTPSAPPVDGVLYPDDFASEPPRATLIPPPRPQQSGAALLGSRRLRAVRVPAALLARFLALAADNTARNVELCGILAGILERDQLKITHVVVPKQTGTADSCSTNNEEEIFHYQDQHNLITLGWIHTHPTQTAFLSSVDLHTQCSYQLMMPEAIAIVCAPKYNETGYFALTPEYGMQYIANCRQTGFHPHPNDPPLFYTVSHIRIDNTAPVEMVDLRR